DNA from Streptomyces rishiriensis:
GTCTCCGCCGCCAGTGCACCCCGGACCAGCTCGGCGGTCTGCGCGTCGCGCGCCGCGGTCACCGTCAGCGCGGCGAAGAACTGGTCGACCAACCAGTCCCGCAGCTCGTCGGCGGGCGGCTGCTTGTCCTCGTCGAGCCATATGAGGGAGGCCGCCTCGACCGCGGTGATCCACATCCGTACGGTCATCCGGAGCCGCGGCCCGGGATCGGCCACCCCCAGATGGCTGTAGATGTGCTCGGCGGCGGCCCGCCGTACGCCGTCCACGATGGCGGTCGTCCGGGACGTCTCGACGACGCTCCCGCCCTGGAGCAGGGCGCTGAAACCGGCGTCGTGACGGCCGACGAACGTCAGGTAGCGGTCGAGGGCGCGGGCGAGACGGGGGAGCAGCGGACCGTCGTGGGGCTCGTCGAAGCAGTGGTGCAGCTCCTCGGCGGCGGAGCGCAGG
Protein-coding regions in this window:
- a CDS encoding TetR/AcrR family transcriptional regulator encodes the protein MTPAVPAYRRLSVEERRSQLLEAALSLFAHRVPEDVSLDDVAEAAGVSRPLVYRYFPGGKQQLYEAALRSAAEELHHCFDEPHDGPLLPRLARALDRYLTFVGRHDAGFSALLQGGSVVETSRTTAIVDGVRRAAAEHIYSHLGVADPGPRLRMTVRMWITAVEAASLIWLDEDKQPPADELRDWLVDQFFAALTVTAARDAQTAELVRGALAAET